The Oscillospiraceae bacterium genome includes the window TAGGGCTTTGCCCGTCTATGAAAAACCCCCGGTTTTACCGGGGGATATTTATTTTATCGTCATAACTTTGCAGGATTGTCATTCCCGCCATAACCAGCACAATTGCGAAGAAGATGATGGTGAACAGAGAATAGATTTTCGGGGGCAAGGGTTTTTTTGTGTAGCTGTAAATTTCGATGGGAAGCGTAGTGAACGACGGCCCGTAGACGAAATAGGAGATCACAAAATCATCCAGACTCATGGTAAACGCCATCATCGCACCGGTGATAATACCGGGCATAATCTCGGGCAGAAGGACTTTAAAAAAGGATTGAACCGGCGTGCAGCCGAGGTCGAGCGCCGCCTCGTTGAGATTGGGGTTCAACTGCCGCAGTTTCGGGATTACCGAGAGGATGACATAAGGCAGATTGAAGGTAATATGTGCAATCAGCAGTGTTCCGAAACCGAGGATATTATTGTTGGCAATCATGCGGCCCGCAAAAGCAAACAATAAAGCCAAAGAGATACCGGTCACAATTTCGGGATTGGTCATCGGAATGTTGGTGGCGGTCATAATCGCTGATTTTGCCCGTTTCCCCATTTTTTCGATACCGATTGAGGCCGCCGTGCCGATGACCGTTGCGAAAAGCGAGGACAAAACCGCGATAATCACGGAATTGGCCAGCAGCCTCAGCAGGGTATCGTCCTTGAACAGCTCTAGATAGTTGTAAAACGTGAAACTCTTAAAGACCGCCATATCTTTGCCGGAGTTGAAGGACGCGACCACCAGCAGAAGAATCGGCGCATAGAGGACGATAAAGACAATCACGGTAAAAATACGGCTGAATCGTTTCATACCAGCGTCACCTCGTCATTGTCCGTGAACTTATTCATAATGCCCATGCAAATAAATACGATGATCATCAGACAAAGCGACATCGCCGCGCCCACATTGAAGTTATATGACGCTTTGAACTGGCTTTCGATCACGTCGCCGATCATGGCAGTGCCGGTTCCACCGAGCTTTTTCGAGATATAAAAGGTACTGACCGCCGGAACGAATACCATGGTCACACCCGAGATGATACCGGGTACCGAAAGCGGCAGCATGACTTTGGATAGAACCTGAAAGCCGTTGCATCCAAGGTCCTGAGCGGCTTCAATTAATGCGGGATTGATTTTGGTCATAACACTGTACAGCGGTAGAATCATGTAGGGAAGGTAGTTATACACCATACCGAACACGACCGCAGTCGGCGTACGCAGCATCGTGATGGGCCCGATTCCGATCAATCCTAAAATCTGATTGATAATGCCGGTGTCCTCAAGCATCGCGACGAGCGCAAGAGTACGCAGTAAAAAGCTCGTGCACATCGGTAGAAGCAGCAATAGTGACAGAATGCGTTGGGCTGACGGAGACGCATGTGCGATTGTATAGGCCACCGGATATCCGATGATCAAACAGCACACAGCCGAGACGATTGCCAGCCAGAGCGAATCGGCAAACGTGGGAAGATATTGTTTTAATTCAATGATGTTTGAAAAAGTAAATTGGCCGGTCGTATTGTCCGTGAAAGCAAAATAAAAAACCACGGCAAGCGGGATAATCGTGAACAGCGCCATCCAGAGAATATAGGGCGCCGCAAGCAGCTTAGCCCTCTTCATTTTGTTCTTCCTCCGTTAAATTGACTGCTTCGCTTTCCTCGTCATATTGCGCGCTGAAGGTCGAATAGTCGCCGAACATACCGGAGTATTCACTCTTGTGCATAATGTGGATGGCGTCGGGTTCGATGACGAAGGCGACTTCGGTGCCCATCGCAAGATAATCGGTGGACTGGATCATCCATTTAAAGCCGTTCACGTCGACGATGAACTCATAATGCACACCTTTAAAGGTTACAGAGGTAATAACACCCTTAATGTGTCCTTTTTCAAAGGGGATAATGTCGATGTCCTCAGGGCGGATGACGACGTCAACCGGCTTTTTTTGACCGAAGCCCGCATCCAGACAGTCGAATTTCCGGCCGCAGAATTCGACTAAATGATCGTCCAGCATAACGCCGTCGATGATATTCGATTCGCCGATAAAGTCGGCGACAAAGGCGTTTACCGGTTCGTTATAAATGTCCTCGGGGGTGCCGATCTGCAGGATTTTTCCGCCGTCCATGACCACAACACGGTCGCTCATCGTGAGCGCTTCTTCCTGATCGTGGGTGACGTAGATAAAGGTGATGTCCAGCTGCTGTTGAATGCGTTTGAGTTCGGCTTGCATATCCTTGCGCAGACGAAGGTCGAGCGCACCGAGGGGCTCGTCGAGAAGCAGGACGCGGGGACGGCAGACGAGAGCGCGGGCGATGGCAACGCGCTGTTGTTGACCGCCGGAGAGTAAACTGCTGTTAC containing:
- a CDS encoding ABC transporter permease, which encodes MKRAKLLAAPYILWMALFTIIPLAVVFYFAFTDNTTGQFTFSNIIELKQYLPTFADSLWLAIVSAVCCLIIGYPVAYTIAHASPSAQRILSLLLLLPMCTSFLLRTLALVAMLEDTGIINQILGLIGIGPITMLRTPTAVVFGMVYNYLPYMILPLYSVMTKINPALIEAAQDLGCNGFQVLSKVMLPLSVPGIISGVTMVFVPAVSTFYISKKLGGTGTAMIGDVIESQFKASYNFNVGAAMSLCLMIIVFICMGIMNKFTDNDEVTLV
- a CDS encoding ABC transporter permease, encoding MKRFSRIFTVIVFIVLYAPILLLVVASFNSGKDMAVFKSFTFYNYLELFKDDTLLRLLANSVIIAVLSSLFATVIGTAASIGIEKMGKRAKSAIMTATNIPMTNPEIVTGISLALLFAFAGRMIANNNILGFGTLLIAHITFNLPYVILSVIPKLRQLNPNLNEAALDLGCTPVQSFFKVLLPEIMPGIITGAMMAFTMSLDDFVISYFVYGPSFTTLPIEIYSYTKKPLPPKIYSLFTIIFFAIVLVMAGMTILQSYDDKINIPR
- a CDS encoding ABC transporter ATP-binding protein, whose translation is MSNELIRLSDVSMVFDGEEVLKSINLSINSKEFITFLGPSGCGKTTTLRIIGGFLSPHSGLVYFEGKDITNLPPYKRHLNTVFQKYALFPHLDVFENIAFGLRLQKLPEKEIRERVFEMLELVNLHGFERRNSSLLSGGQQQRVAIARALVCRPRVLLLDEPLGALDLRLRKDMQAELKRIQQQLDITFIYVTHDQEEALTMSDRVVVMDGGKILQIGTPEDIYNEPVNAFVADFIGESNIIDGVMLDDHLVEFCGRKFDCLDAGFGQKKPVDVVIRPEDIDIIPFEKGHIKGVITSVTFKGVHYEFIVDVNGFKWMIQSTDYLAMGTEVAFVIEPDAIHIMHKSEYSGMFGDYSTFSAQYDEESEAVNLTEEEQNEEG